Proteins encoded in a region of the Deltaproteobacteria bacterium genome:
- the rlmN gene encoding 23S rRNA (adenine(2503)-C(2))-methyltransferase RlmN, with protein sequence MDIKEFTRPELEAWLLERGEKPFRARQILKWVHQKGTTTFAAMTDLSASLRELLNQELTIARLTQSHVAPAADGTRKYLFTLADRRRIESVLIPADDRLTLCISSQVGCAMGCRFCATAQVRPVRDLTAGEIVSQVWEVQQSLSPDRRLTNIVFMGMGEALANYDQVTKALSIITSEWGLNFSPRRVTVSTVGLAPQMRRLVEESPVNLTVSLTATTDRTRDDLMPINRRYPLEQLLDTCRSLPLIPRKRLTFAYTMLDGVNDSEEDARRLVKLLHGMRAKVNLIPFNSFPGTPFRSTPRPRIERFRQALLDHGVQATIRESRGQDVQGACGQLAAQNPHPDPLPLARAREKIPSPL encoded by the coding sequence ATGGATATCAAAGAATTCACCAGACCTGAGCTGGAGGCGTGGCTCCTCGAACGAGGAGAAAAGCCTTTTCGCGCTCGGCAAATCCTGAAATGGGTGCACCAAAAAGGGACGACGACGTTCGCCGCGATGACTGACCTGTCGGCGTCTCTCCGCGAGCTACTCAACCAAGAATTGACCATCGCGCGCCTGACCCAGTCCCATGTGGCCCCGGCTGCCGACGGGACGCGCAAGTATCTTTTCACCTTAGCGGATCGCCGTCGTATCGAAAGTGTACTGATTCCCGCGGACGACCGGCTGACACTGTGCATCTCCTCCCAAGTCGGCTGTGCGATGGGGTGCCGCTTCTGTGCCACCGCGCAGGTGCGTCCGGTGCGGGATCTGACTGCCGGGGAGATCGTCAGCCAGGTGTGGGAAGTGCAGCAGAGTCTATCCCCGGATCGGCGGCTCACCAACATCGTCTTTATGGGCATGGGCGAGGCGCTGGCGAACTACGACCAAGTGACGAAAGCGTTGTCTATCATCACCTCAGAGTGGGGTCTGAACTTTTCTCCGCGCCGAGTGACCGTCTCGACCGTAGGGCTGGCACCGCAGATGCGCCGCTTGGTGGAAGAGTCGCCAGTGAATCTGACGGTCTCGCTGACGGCGACGACGGATCGAACGCGGGATGACCTCATGCCGATCAATCGGCGCTATCCGTTGGAGCAGCTTCTCGACACCTGCCGCAGCCTTCCTCTCATCCCGCGCAAGCGTCTGACTTTTGCCTACACCATGCTCGATGGGGTCAACGATAGTGAAGAAGATGCGCGACGCTTGGTGAAGCTGCTGCACGGAATGCGTGCGAAGGTTAATCTGATTCCTTTTAATTCCTTTCCCGGCACGCCGTTTCGTTCGACGCCTCGTCCACGAATCGAGCGGTTTCGTCAGGCGTTGCTCGATCACGGGGTGCAGGCCACCATTCGCGAAAGCCGGGGGCAAGACGTCCAAGGAGCGTGCGGGCAACTGGCCGCGCAAAACCCTCACCCCGACCCTCTCCCGCTTGCGCGGGCGAGGGAGAAGATTCCCTCTCCTCTCTGA
- a CDS encoding GDP-mannose 4,6-dehydratase produces the protein MARITDFWKNRRVFVTGPSGLIGSWLVKGLLAEGACVVVLVHDSDPRSELYRSADIQRVSVINGVLEDFRVLERAINHYEVDTVFHLGAQAIVGTAHRFPLSTFETNIHGTYNLLEACRLHTDLVRRVVIASSDKIYGEQPHLPYTEEMLPNGRFPYEVSKRCAELITQTYHCTYGLPVAMMRCGNVYGGGDLNWSRIVPDTIRSFLQGERPIIRSDGTYVRDYIYVKDVACAYMRLAEFLEDRHVLGEAFNFSTEKPVTVLEMVNVIQKLMGCAHLEPDVRDCAEGEIRSQYLSAEKARSILKWKPVFDLESGLCETIAWYKALLGVE, from the coding sequence ATGGCCAGAATAACGGATTTCTGGAAGAACCGGAGAGTCTTTGTTACCGGACCTAGCGGCCTTATAGGGTCTTGGTTGGTCAAGGGGTTACTAGCTGAGGGTGCCTGCGTGGTAGTTCTCGTACATGACAGTGACCCTCGGTCGGAACTCTACCGTAGCGCGGATATCCAGCGGGTATCGGTAATAAATGGTGTTCTGGAGGATTTCCGGGTCCTGGAACGGGCGATCAACCATTATGAGGTAGACACAGTCTTTCATCTGGGGGCGCAGGCCATCGTGGGCACAGCGCATCGCTTCCCGTTGTCGACCTTTGAGACCAATATCCACGGGACGTACAATCTGCTTGAAGCTTGCCGCCTCCACACAGACTTGGTCCGACGCGTGGTGATTGCCTCGAGTGACAAAATCTATGGCGAACAGCCCCATCTACCCTATACCGAAGAGATGCTGCCCAACGGTCGGTTCCCATACGAGGTCTCCAAGCGATGCGCCGAACTCATTACTCAGACCTATCATTGTACCTATGGGCTCCCTGTCGCGATGATGCGTTGTGGAAATGTGTATGGCGGTGGTGACCTCAACTGGAGCCGGATCGTGCCGGATACTATCCGCTCGTTCCTGCAAGGGGAACGCCCCATCATCCGAAGCGATGGTACCTATGTGCGGGATTATATCTATGTAAAGGATGTCGCCTGCGCCTATATGCGCCTAGCGGAGTTTCTGGAAGACAGGCATGTACTGGGCGAAGCCTTCAACTTTAGCACCGAGAAGCCGGTGACGGTGCTGGAAATGGTCAACGTGATTCAGAAGTTAATGGGTTGTGCGCACTTAGAGCCTGACGTCCGGGACTGTGCCGAGGGAGAAATCCGGAGCCAGTACCTATCCGCAGAAAAGGCCCGCAGCATCTTGAAATGGAAGCCGGTATTTGATCTGGAATCTGGTCTTTGCGAAACTATCGCGTGGTACAAAGCTTTGCTAGGAGTCGAATGA
- the ndk gene encoding nucleoside-diphosphate kinase: protein MKERTLSIVKPDAVRKNAIGDILRRFETAGLKIVATKMIALSKAEAQGFYAVHKERPFFDSLTTFMSSGPVVVSVLEGEGAIQTNRRLMGATDPAKADAGTIRKDWATDVEKNAVHGSDAPDTAKWEISYFFSEMEIQSR, encoded by the coding sequence ATGAAAGAGCGTACTTTGTCGATCGTGAAGCCCGATGCCGTACGGAAAAATGCTATCGGCGATATTCTCCGGCGGTTCGAGACTGCAGGATTAAAGATCGTGGCCACGAAAATGATTGCCCTCAGTAAAGCCGAAGCCCAAGGCTTCTATGCCGTGCATAAAGAGCGTCCGTTTTTCGATAGTCTGACGACCTTCATGTCGTCTGGGCCGGTGGTGGTCTCCGTCCTCGAAGGCGAAGGGGCGATTCAAACCAATCGCCGCTTGATGGGTGCCACCGATCCCGCCAAAGCCGATGCCGGCACCATTCGCAAAGATTGGGCGACGGATGTAGAGAAAAACGCTGTGCACGGCTCTGATGCTCCAGACACCGCGAAATGGGAAATCTCGTACTTCTTTAGCGAGATGGAGATTCAATCTCGCTGA
- a CDS encoding type II toxin-antitoxin system Phd/YefM family antitoxin, with amino-acid sequence MREVSLSEVKDDLSRYLRLAEQEGIVITRHGRAAGVLIGFASEDDWFDYRLENDPRFLSRIAAARASLRAGRGVPLEELEEEATANQPAAPDRGPVAIRKKRERARFGRSG; translated from the coding sequence ATGAGAGAAGTATCGTTGTCAGAAGTGAAAGATGATCTTTCTCGCTATCTGCGCTTAGCTGAGCAAGAGGGCATTGTGATTACCCGTCATGGCCGAGCCGCTGGGGTGCTGATTGGTTTTGCCTCGGAGGATGATTGGTTTGACTACCGGCTGGAGAATGACCCCCGTTTTCTGAGTCGCATTGCGGCGGCACGCGCAAGTCTGAGAGCAGGGCGTGGCGTGCCTTTGGAAGAGCTAGAGGAGGAGGCCACAGCTAACCAACCCGCTGCACCTGACCGCGGCCCTGTGGCGATTCGGAAGAAACGTGAGAGAGCACGGTTTGGCCGCAGCGGGTGA
- a CDS encoding DUF4160 domain-containing protein: protein MFYGVIVLMYYFDNKKHRQPHIHVQYSDEEALISIPDGTVLEGTLKSAKLKLVQAWIEIHHEELMADWRLAVNGQAVYKIDPLK, encoded by the coding sequence ATGTTCTACGGCGTGATCGTCCTGATGTATTACTTTGATAACAAGAAACATCGTCAACCACATATCCATGTGCAATATAGTGACGAAGAAGCGCTCATCTCCATTCCTGACGGCACTGTACTCGAAGGAACGTTGAAGAGCGCTAAACTCAAATTGGTGCAAGCCTGGATCGAAATTCATCACGAGGAACTGATGGCGGATTGGCGTCTGGCCGTCAACGGACAAGCCGTTTACAAGATCGACCCACTGAAATAG